The Rickettsia endosymbiont of Gonocerus acuteangulatus nucleotide sequence AAGCTTTGTACAAATTCAATAAAAGGTGAAATTATTGGATAACTATTTTTTGTTAAATCAAGTGAAGATATACTAAGTGTAGCATTTAAATGAGCTGTTTGAGCAATAAATTTACCAGAAAAATTTCCTGATAGACTTAAATTATCTGTTTTTAGCGATAAATCTTTAAAAAACAAATCTATCAAGGTTAATTTTAATCCAGACGATAGAGTAAATGGTATAGCATCTTTAACTGTGATATCAGCAAATCCTAATATATTTAGTAATGAATTAAAATCGTTATGCTTTAAATATATTTGTCCATCAAACATACTTCTAATAAAATTTTGCGTTACATTCCCTAGAAGCTTAAACTCACCATCTGGTTTAATACTTCCTGAGTATTCATCTATTTTTAAAGTACCTTTTGATAAGCTAGAAGTAAACGTTACTTTCTCCAATGTATTATTATTACTTAAAATTACTTCATCAATTACAATATTGATCTTAAGCAACTTATCAGCAAAAATAAATCTAATATTCGATGGAGCAGTATTAAATGTTAACGGAGCATTTGAAGAAACTATTGAATTTAAATCTAATTTAGAAAAATTTAAATTAACAGTACCAGTAGTATTATCATTTTTAGCAATGTTAATAGCACCACCTCCCGTAATAAATGGTGATTCTACAACTATATCTTTTAGCTCTACTGCATCTTCTGAATTTAAAATATTAAACTTAACATTTACTACACTTGTTTGATTCAGCTTATTTAAAATATGGCTTAAATCCGGTAGTATGTTATACATTGCTAATGCTAGATTTTTGATATTATATTCACCACTACCGCTATCAAGTTTAGAATCCTTATAAACTTGCGACAATTTAAAATTATAATCTTTATTATCAATATCAAAGCTAAAATTTACTATATTCTCGCTCTTATTAATTGAGCCTGAAATTGTCCCTAATTCGCTACTTGTAATTTTAAATATATAATTAGATGATAAATGTTCCTTTTTTAATGAACAATTAGAAAAATTTAAAATGGAATAATCTTGTTTATTAATAATATTGAGATTTGTAATATTAAGATTTATATTTTGCAGCTTATATTTAAAAAATTTATCTATCAGCTCTTCATTATTATAAATATTGAGCATCTTAGAATCTGCATAAATCTTAGCGTCTAATATTTCTAATCTACTAATTTGAGGGCTAAATTTTATAAGGGACCAGAATGAGAAATAGACTTTAACTTCTTCTAAATATACTTTTCCCTCTTCCTTTACTGATTCAATGGCTAAATAAGGTATTGGGAATTTATTTATCTTTATTTTTCCGATATTCTCATTGGCAATTCCTAAACGGCTAGTGAAATTACTCGCAACAGAGTTATAATTAACTAGAGACAATGCACCAAAAAAAAGAAATAGTAATAAGGAGCAAGAAATTATTATGCCAACAATTATTTTTTTTATCATATCTATAAAAAATTATTTAAATATATTATTATATATAACTAGTAAAATTTAAAGGTAAATTAATGGATTCCTTGGAAAATTTAATTTTAGTCGGTGTAATAAAATCATGTCATGGGATTAAAGGACATGTAATTTTAAGATCTTTTACTGATCCTGCTATAAAAATAACTGAAAAAGAATTAGTAAACGAATCAGGTGAGAAAGTAAATATTAATCTAATTAAACAAAACTCTAAAGGTGAATTAATTTGCCAATTTAATGATATATCTACTCGCAATGAAGCAGAAAATTTAAAAGGCTATAAATTATTTTGTTTACGTTCAAGTTTACCAAAACTAGAAGAAGATGAATTTTATATAACTGATTTAAATAATTTACCAATATTAGATAATAATCATACTAAAATTGGCAAAATTAAACACATCCTAAATTTTGGTGCTGATGATATAATAGAAGTAGAATTTTTAGATAAAATAACTGAATTACTACCTTTTAACAAAGATTTTTTCCCTGTTATAACTAGGGATTATGCCATTTTAAATTATAAGAGGGATGAATGATACCGTCATTGCGACTTGGCATTGCCTGCGTAGATCGGGAAACGCCCTCGGTGTCATGCCGTGGCTTGGGAACTAGATCCAGCTTAAAATACTAAAATTATTAATATTGTATTAGAAGTTGTTTTTCTGGAGCCCGTGGCCAAGCCACGGCATGACACCGAGGGTGTTTTCTATCCACGCAACAATTCTAAAAATTTACATCATGGAAATGATTGTCCTTTTTTATTAGGAGCTTTGACACTGGATACTGTAGGATTTTCTAACTGTATAGCATTTTTTGCATCCGTCAATTTTGCCATAATTGCTACATTATCTTTAATATTAACTTTATCTTTTCCCACAATCATTTTAGCTTTTTCAATATCCGGCTCGTCTTTACTTACAGGTTTTAATTCAGACTTTCCTAATAAAGTTCTTACATCTTCTGTTTTATCTTGAGATTGTCCTGAAACAGCTGCCCCTCTTTTTTCCACCTGTTCTTGTAATAAATTATCTATAGCTTTTAAACGAGCATCTTTAGATAAATCTTTATTATCAATTAAATTAGCCTGTATGAAATCTAACTGATCTTTAGTAGAAGATTTTTCATTAAACTTTTCAGTTAAATCTTTAGCTTGCTTTTCCGATTCAGCTTTCTTTTCTTCATTAGTTTTAAGATTTCCGCGTTCATCAAGAAGGTTACGGAGGTTATTAACTTTTTTACTTATAAATTGATATATATCATTTAACTTACTCGAAGTTTCTTGTACAACTTTTTCTTCTTCAGAGACTATAGGTTTTTCTGTTTGTTCTTTTGACTGTTTTGATGTATCATCAACAGCTCCTTTTTCAAATCCTGTCTTAGCAGCATCATTAAACTCTGCTAAAGCTTTCATTGTTTTCCCTGCAGCTTTAATTGAATTTTCTTTTGTTTGATCTATCGGCGGCTTATCTTGTTCTAGATTTTGTTCTTTTAACCCTTGAGTTAAATTCTGTGTTTCTCTCTCTAATATTGCTTCATTTATTGCTGAGTTGGCTATGTTTTCAAGAGTAGATCTCTCTTCAGGTACAGCATTAGCTTTAATGCTTTTAACAACGCCTTGAGTTATTTCAGATGCTATTTCAGGACCTTGATTTCCTATACCTTTATGAATTCCATCTATCAAGCCTTTGGTCATTAGTTCTTTATCTTTCAGCTCAGCTGTGCTTTTTACAATTCCATCTTCTGCAAACGAAGCAACAATAGCTTTGTCTGGTATAGACATAGTTTTATGACTAGCTATATCCTCACCCACAACTTCAATAATACCTACTTTATCCTTAATATCTAAAGGACTTTGAGCAACTTCTTTTGTAATTCCTTGAATTATTTCACCTTTTATTTCCACTTTAGCTGGACCATCTAAAACATCTGTGGTGATAGTTTTTATTGTATCCGTCTTTTTTACAGCATCAGATAAAGGATCATATAAAATACCGTTTACTTTTTTTATTGTTTCTTCTGCTGCTTGCTTTTCTTTAATTTTATCTAAATTTTGTTGCATTAGGTGCAACTGCTCAGGGCTTAAAATTTCTGCATCCTTACCTTTATCTAGCACATCGCTTATTAATTGGCTTTTCTCTTGAAGTGGATGCTTCGAAGCTTCTATCCTATTGCTTACTATTTCAAATATTTCTCCTTTTTCACCTTTATTAAGGTTACTGTCTAGTACAGCATCAATTATGCCATTAATAGCCCATCTTACACCTGGCTCACTAAGCTCTAAAGCAGAGTCAGTTAACTTTCTTGCTAATTGTTTTTTAGAAGCTAACCCTATATCATCTGTATTTAAAATAGCAGTCATCATATCTTTTAGCAGAACTCCTTTTTGTGGTTCTGATAAAACATTATCTTTATTTATTGTGTCTAATATTTTACCTAAACCCTCTATCCTGACCTCTTCTGAAAGCTCTTTATTACCTAATACATTTTTAGCTAAAGTATTAATTCCTGCTTGTTTTTGGTCAACGTTTGCTTCTTTCTCTCCTAAGATTTTCTCTGCTACCTCACCGATTAAACCAGCTGGCTCATTTTCATTTTTTAAATCTTTATTTAACTGATTTAATAAATTCTGCATAGCTTGCGATAAGCCTGCTGCTGCATCAACTATTCCTTGTGGCTGTGGCTGTGAAACTTCAGCTTGTTGTGGTTGGGGCATTTGTGAAATCACAGGCTTTTGCCCTGAAATAAAAGGTGTTATAGGAGGCACTTGATTGGAAGCTATCCCCGATTGAGGTTCAGGTATCTCTGTATTTTTAGTTTCAATAGGCTTTTCATTTGCTGGATCTATTTGCTGCGAAGATACAGATTTTTCACCTCCTTGAACTCTATAAATATCTTGGTCTATAGTTTGTGAGACATCAACACCCTGCCCTTTATTTACTGCAACCTCTTTCATCATGGCTTCATATTTGCCTCGTGTTACAGGCAGCGTATAAATTTCTCCACCATGCTCTATATAACCTACTGCATTTTCATCTTTCCCCATAAATTTTATAGGTTGCGGTGAGCTTATTTCTTTGAGTTTAGGAGTGCCATCAGGATGCGGATCTGCTTCATAGTGAGCAGTAAAACGGAGTGCATTATTAGATTTACCGTCTTTATTTTGTGCAACAAGCGATAAATGCATCGTACCACTTTTGCCCTCAAGATCTATAGGAAAGTCTATCGTTCTATATGAATTAACTGTAACTGCAGTACCATCTTGTTTATAGACAGTCATCGGGGCAGTTTTATGAGTTTTTTCGGCTAACGTACAAATTTCTTCACCGGCATCATTTTTAATTACTATTGATCTCAGATCGCCTGCACTTACTTGATTTTCCCATTGCATTGACCTAAATCCGCCAACATATTTATTGGCATATTCTTGTCTAATGTTTTCATACTGCCCTTTAAATTGCTCATTAGATAAAGC carries:
- a CDS encoding AsmA-like C-terminal region-containing protein, with the protein product MIKKIIVGIIISCSLLLFLFFGALSLVNYNSVASNFTSRLGIANENIGKIKINKFPIPYLAIESVKEEGKVYLEEVKVYFSFWSLIKFSPQISRLEILDAKIYADSKMLNIYNNEELIDKFFKYKLQNINLNITNLNIINKQDYSILNFSNCSLKKEHLSSNYIFKITSSELGTISGSINKSENIVNFSFDIDNKDYNFKLSQVYKDSKLDSGSGEYNIKNLALAMYNILPDLSHILNKLNQTSVVNVKFNILNSEDAVELKDIVVESPFITGGGAINIAKNDNTTGTVNLNFSKLDLNSIVSSNAPLTFNTAPSNIRFIFADKLLKINIVIDEVILSNNNTLEKVTFTSSLSKGTLKIDEYSGSIKPDGEFKLLGNVTQNFIRSMFDGQIYLKHNDFNSLLNILGFADITVKDAIPFTLSSGLKLTLIDLFFKDLSLKTDNLSLSGNFSGKFIAQTAHLNATLSISSLDLTKNSYPIISPFIEFVQSLTKDMKSLDYPSKFIPIRTNPYTINLDILVDGVKYNDQIFDKMNLLAKISPANVKISNLDFKTNNNYLSTSWNLDASSVLPSLTVKIKDGSLSTDLLSPAKLLDLRNKLVNDYSLDKVTLQIYGNLSSLLQNDLVLKNVKFYAVNNNNLLQFNNIEANLLGGKLQGSGNILLDPYFLNFVYALNTIDLDKASALLPKIFAVSEGEISISGSFSTNGNTLQNQLYNLTSKSQFAINIITVNNFNIDSFIQKINNYDYNASNLDKDINSAITTGQQRITGISGNIDLQKGIALLKDINFVTQYSTGAASFAVNIYNFNMDSSNVLSFYIPSSLVKSDTKNTSSNADKSVLSNLSLRVQGNMSAPKKTFDSSELKKLLISPTTTEATDLVNH
- the rimM gene encoding ribosome maturation factor RimM (Essential for efficient processing of 16S rRNA) → MDSLENLILVGVIKSCHGIKGHVILRSFTDPAIKITEKELVNESGEKVNINLIKQNSKGELICQFNDISTRNEAENLKGYKLFCLRSSLPKLEEDEFYITDLNNLPILDNNHTKIGKIKHILNFGADDIIEVEFLDKITELLPFNKDFFPVITRDYAILNYKRDE
- a CDS encoding Sca4 family spreading effector translates to MSKDPNLEEIIKELDPIANKEFTEAEKQEQIRQEQELFEFEGDSIFISSTDTAPATTTSISSLSASALAGGISGNGFIDPITEAIRKEILEKQRDLIRNQLLKENAENPELKPNFENDEKFRDFLKTLNEDPNKRELYDKALENPDLKKGLENIEIAGYKNVHASHSAEVYRENKIKEEQEELLRKYLNNDPAYSEEAKDQEKFRQFLVNLNAEEKQRLYDKALSNEQFKGQYENIRQEYANKYVGGFRSMQWENQVSAGDLRSIVIKNDAGEEICTLAEKTHKTAPMTVYKQDGTAVTVNSYRTIDFPIDLEGKSGTMHLSLVAQNKDGKSNNALRFTAHYEADPHPDGTPKLKEISSPQPIKFMGKDENAVGYIEHGGEIYTLPVTRGKYEAMMKEVAVNKGQGVDVSQTIDQDIYRVQGGEKSVSSQQIDPANEKPIETKNTEIPEPQSGIASNQVPPITPFISGQKPVISQMPQPQQAEVSQPQPQGIVDAAAGLSQAMQNLLNQLNKDLKNENEPAGLIGEVAEKILGEKEANVDQKQAGINTLAKNVLGNKELSEEVRIEGLGKILDTINKDNVLSEPQKGVLLKDMMTAILNTDDIGLASKKQLARKLTDSALELSEPGVRWAINGIIDAVLDSNLNKGEKGEIFEIVSNRIEASKHPLQEKSQLISDVLDKGKDAEILSPEQLHLMQQNLDKIKEKQAAEETIKKVNGILYDPLSDAVKKTDTIKTITTDVLDGPAKVEIKGEIIQGITKEVAQSPLDIKDKVGIIEVVGEDIASHKTMSIPDKAIVASFAEDGIVKSTAELKDKELMTKGLIDGIHKGIGNQGPEIASEITQGVVKSIKANAVPEERSTLENIANSAINEAILERETQNLTQGLKEQNLEQDKPPIDQTKENSIKAAGKTMKALAEFNDAAKTGFEKGAVDDTSKQSKEQTEKPIVSEEEKVVQETSSKLNDIYQFISKKVNNLRNLLDERGNLKTNEEKKAESEKQAKDLTEKFNEKSSTKDQLDFIQANLIDNKDLSKDARLKAIDNLLQEQVEKRGAAVSGQSQDKTEDVRTLLGKSELKPVSKDEPDIEKAKMIVGKDKVNIKDNVAIMAKLTDAKNAIQLENPTVSSVKAPNKKGQSFP